One region of Paenibacillus polymyxa M1 genomic DNA includes:
- a CDS encoding amino acid ABC transporter ATP-binding protein, whose amino-acid sequence MIQLHQIHKHFGQHHVLKGIDLTVGKGEVVVILGPSGSGKSTLLRSINFLEQPTSGIIEIDGLKVDAAKAGKKDILGLRMATAMVFQQYQLFKNLNALHNVMIGLTSVKKMDRKQAREISEGILEKVGLKDRMTYYPAQLSGGQQQRVAIARALALNPQVLLFDEPTSSLDPELVDEVLSVIQKVASEGNTMIIVTHELGFARDVADRVVLMEHGAIVEQGPVVQFFNHPKEERTRQFLGKALGQRTLQDQPASP is encoded by the coding sequence ATGATTCAACTTCATCAAATTCATAAGCATTTTGGGCAGCATCATGTGTTAAAGGGCATAGACCTGACGGTGGGCAAGGGAGAAGTCGTGGTCATCCTGGGACCAAGCGGATCGGGGAAATCTACTCTGCTGCGCAGCATTAATTTTTTGGAACAGCCGACCAGCGGTATCATTGAAATAGACGGTCTGAAGGTAGATGCGGCCAAGGCAGGAAAAAAGGATATTCTCGGATTGCGGATGGCAACGGCAATGGTATTTCAGCAATATCAGCTGTTTAAAAATTTGAATGCACTCCACAATGTGATGATTGGTCTGACCAGTGTGAAAAAGATGGATCGCAAGCAGGCAAGGGAGATCAGTGAAGGCATTTTGGAAAAGGTCGGGTTAAAGGATCGTATGACCTATTATCCTGCCCAGCTTTCGGGTGGACAACAGCAGCGTGTTGCGATTGCCCGCGCTTTGGCGCTGAATCCGCAGGTGTTGTTGTTCGATGAGCCAACCTCCTCACTCGATCCTGAGCTGGTGGATGAAGTGCTGTCCGTAATTCAAAAGGTGGCGAGTGAAGGCAATACGATGATTATTGTTACGCATGAGCTTGGTTTTGCGAGGGATGTAGCGGATCGGGTCGTGCTGATGGAGCATGGTGCGATCGTGGAACAGGGGCCGGTGGTACAGTTTTTCAATCATCCGAAGGAAGAACGGACACGACAATTCTTGGGCAAAGCTTTGGGGCAAAGAACGTTACAGGACCAGCCAGCATCGCCATAA
- a CDS encoding DUF6953 family protein, which translates to MDNTPTIEQQIAQWMVAQIREVGTLKQEDAIAYVRSEYGEQYVFISEHGHVSLEKEIKKAFRKLHGGRIAWDRDAFLWAWT; encoded by the coding sequence ATGGACAACACCCCAACTATAGAACAACAAATTGCACAATGGATGGTCGCGCAGATCCGTGAAGTGGGCACTTTGAAACAAGAAGATGCCATTGCATATGTACGCTCTGAATATGGAGAGCAGTATGTGTTTATAAGCGAACATGGTCATGTCTCTTTGGAAAAAGAAATCAAAAAGGCATTTCGCAAGCTACATGGTGGCCGAATCGCCTGGGATCGTGATGCATTCCTCTGGGCCTGGACTTAA
- a CDS encoding Gfo/Idh/MocA family protein, translated as MMNIGILGTGFGSYHASLLNNHPKVNRLIVFGRNETKLQKLKEELNVEVTQNIEDILLDPDVGIVDLCLPSHLHRSHAIDALKHGKHVFCETPVCFHLEDALLMQQAEKQYGKKILVNQFIKFDPAYTYLYEAYRQQKYGKLISLSLKRETPPLWGDLGLSSIPTQFMIHELDLFTWLWGPCDPYTVWGTEVVHPEQAQVRAYYQHRDAFTEVNASSHMPKSYPFTVAYEAYFEKAKLVFHESDENDPLPTALFEYTASGQQKINLESANPYEKSWDHALECFGGHAECLIPLESAVQALEMAIEIKNWLEQARR; from the coding sequence ATGATGAATATTGGAATTTTGGGGACGGGATTCGGCTCGTATCACGCCTCACTGTTAAACAACCATCCCAAGGTAAACAGACTCATTGTATTTGGAAGGAACGAAACCAAGCTGCAAAAATTGAAAGAGGAGCTAAACGTAGAAGTCACACAAAATATAGAGGATATTCTGCTGGATCCGGACGTGGGTATCGTCGATCTATGCCTGCCCTCCCACCTGCATAGGTCACATGCCATTGATGCGCTAAAGCACGGGAAGCATGTATTTTGTGAAACACCGGTTTGCTTTCATCTCGAAGACGCTCTTCTTATGCAACAAGCTGAGAAGCAATATGGCAAAAAAATTCTGGTCAACCAGTTCATTAAGTTTGATCCTGCCTATACCTATCTGTACGAGGCTTATCGCCAACAAAAATACGGAAAACTCATTTCCTTGTCCTTGAAAAGAGAAACCCCTCCCTTGTGGGGAGACCTTGGACTAAGCTCCATCCCTACGCAGTTCATGATTCATGAACTGGATTTATTCACCTGGCTATGGGGTCCCTGTGATCCATATACAGTGTGGGGCACAGAGGTAGTCCATCCCGAACAGGCACAGGTTCGGGCTTACTATCAGCATCGGGATGCCTTCACAGAAGTCAACGCTTCTTCCCATATGCCGAAAAGCTATCCTTTCACGGTAGCCTATGAGGCTTATTTTGAAAAAGCCAAACTGGTATTTCATGAGAGTGACGAAAACGATCCTTTACCCACCGCATTATTTGAGTATACCGCATCAGGACAGCAAAAAATCAACCTCGAATCTGCCAATCCATACGAAAAAAGTTGGGATCATGCACTTGAATGCTTTGGCGGACATGCAGAATGCCTCATTCCTCTGGAGTCGGCTGTACAAGCACTGGAAATGGCCATTGAGATTAAAAACTGGCTGGAGCAGGCTCGGCGTTAG
- a CDS encoding ABC transporter substrate-binding protein produces MKLHAQFLRLHSHAADDRDENHAIETTLDELAAIFDCTHRNALMIIQKMEQHDWIQWTPRRGRGRRSSLRFLIQPEDIAVQSMMQAIDRHDIKRALDEIRAHSRSSTMQEHLQGWLLNYFGHHAEVRSDQQQIDTLRLPIRQQLYTLDPLYLNWLAESFVSSHVFDGLARRANESGEILPGLAHAWEVDTTRTQWTFFLRKEVLFHNGKILTAEDVVYTFERLSRAPGRRLYHFIVRQIQHVQALSPTMVRFVLKEPNELFLSFLCTSRAAIVPRELNQVGEAAFGVRPIGTGAFKVTEMNESLCLLEAFAPYFQGRAHLDRVEIVQLPWATKLESSDMEDTASSFHIIHNPILARDTDTAWSQIHSAASVRKFITCNTHKDGPLRNPEIRARIVACLDHRPLPSAVDSSNANDSCEPLAALQIATIPEYRADAERVAAQLESCGYTCNIVAASMNEFKSSSIRMESDLIIFSLFRDRDEQLRLFDLYLNVSGHVEPHSRVDIERLLREIAREADHTVRAQQFEHIETRLMDEHQLHILYEKPVQTAYLPTVRGVSFNSQGWVDLRHVWFPPAQLPTPLT; encoded by the coding sequence ATGAAACTTCACGCCCAATTTTTACGGCTTCACTCCCACGCAGCTGACGACAGGGACGAGAACCATGCCATAGAGACTACGCTGGATGAGCTGGCGGCTATTTTTGACTGCACCCACCGCAACGCCTTGATGATCATTCAGAAAATGGAGCAGCACGACTGGATACAATGGACTCCCCGCCGAGGCAGAGGCCGCCGTTCCAGTCTACGCTTCCTCATTCAGCCGGAAGACATTGCCGTGCAATCCATGATGCAAGCCATAGACCGCCATGATATCAAACGCGCATTGGATGAAATCCGAGCTCATTCACGCTCCTCCACCATGCAGGAGCATTTACAAGGCTGGCTGCTGAATTATTTCGGGCATCACGCAGAGGTGCGCAGTGATCAGCAGCAGATCGACACGCTGCGTTTGCCTATTCGCCAGCAGCTCTATACGCTGGACCCGTTGTACTTGAACTGGCTCGCCGAGTCCTTCGTATCCAGCCATGTCTTTGACGGGCTGGCCCGCCGGGCGAACGAGAGCGGCGAGATTTTGCCCGGACTGGCGCACGCTTGGGAAGTGGACACTACTCGTACGCAGTGGACTTTTTTCCTGCGTAAAGAAGTGCTGTTTCATAACGGCAAAATACTGACCGCAGAAGACGTCGTTTATACCTTTGAGCGACTGAGCCGGGCGCCGGGAAGGAGACTTTACCATTTTATCGTCCGGCAAATTCAGCACGTTCAGGCGTTGAGTCCGACGATGGTACGCTTTGTACTAAAGGAGCCGAACGAGCTATTTCTATCCTTCCTGTGTACCAGCCGGGCTGCAATTGTACCGCGTGAGCTTAATCAGGTGGGTGAAGCCGCATTTGGCGTCCGTCCTATCGGTACAGGGGCCTTCAAGGTCACGGAAATGAACGAAAGCCTGTGCCTACTTGAGGCTTTTGCACCTTATTTTCAAGGTCGTGCTCATCTAGATCGGGTGGAAATCGTCCAACTCCCGTGGGCAACTAAGCTGGAATCGTCGGATATGGAAGACACCGCTTCCTCTTTTCACATTATTCATAATCCTATCCTGGCAAGAGACACGGATACCGCATGGAGCCAGATTCACTCGGCAGCTTCGGTGCGCAAATTTATCACATGTAACACACACAAGGACGGACCGCTGCGCAACCCGGAAATACGTGCTCGGATTGTAGCATGTCTGGATCATCGCCCCCTTCCTTCAGCAGTGGATTCATCTAACGCTAACGATTCATGTGAACCACTGGCGGCGTTGCAAATTGCCACCATTCCTGAGTATAGAGCGGATGCAGAACGGGTCGCGGCCCAGCTCGAATCCTGTGGATATACCTGTAACATCGTGGCCGCATCCATGAATGAATTTAAAAGTTCATCGATTCGTATGGAGTCAGACTTAATCATCTTTTCTCTGTTTCGTGACCGTGATGAGCAATTGCGCCTGTTTGATCTGTATCTTAATGTATCCGGACATGTGGAGCCGCATAGCCGCGTGGATATCGAAAGACTGCTGCGCGAAATTGCACGGGAAGCTGATCATACCGTCAGAGCGCAGCAATTTGAACATATCGAAACTCGGCTCATGGATGAGCACCAGCTGCATATCTTATATGAAAAGCCCGTTCAAACGGCATATCTTCCTACTGTACGCGGCGTATCCTTTAACAGCCAGGGCTGGGTGGATCTGCGTCATGTATGGTTTCCGCCTGCCCAGCTCCCAACTCCTCTCACTTGA
- a CDS encoding DUF4153 domain-containing protein, translated as MHDKMSGSSLPKASLLSAFAGAIVLALVHQYLFFGHGLGVSMPIFVIVFYVYMYSFNRDSCRPVSWIGRLLFVVIMMLALTYVLFDNPIFYVLNALAIAALISVHMVLLFGEKRHGWSEVGIIGQALSHWFYQNFRHIVTPFRMFKTAAFRNVKDERKRVLGKVIIGLLIALPLLLIILSLLASADGMFEKLLSGIPAWIGTLTFGSGLPRLIWTCFFTFCFFCYLWGFVQPAPRNTEREAQPAVAVPYHEPVAIKFDPVITATVLIVMNLVYVVFVVLQFGYLFGAWEGALPEGTSYAEYARRGFGELVMVTGINFVLMISVLKWTEFGSGIVQTLNSGLLYILVGCSGVMLYSGYTRLVMYEEAYGYTYIRYLVHAFMIFLGLLLLVAAVRIHVRQLPLAKYYIVLALIAYVVVNYVGIDVRIAENNLERYRTTSVIDKEYLSELSADAIPLLIDFSRKEHGALDEFLQARLMSMTREESNWPEFNWAKYRAQQELHDYILE; from the coding sequence ATGCATGACAAGATGAGTGGATCGTCTTTGCCGAAAGCGTCGTTGTTGTCCGCCTTTGCTGGCGCTATTGTGTTGGCGCTGGTTCATCAATATCTGTTCTTCGGACATGGGCTGGGCGTGTCTATGCCTATTTTTGTTATTGTATTTTACGTGTATATGTATTCCTTTAATCGAGATAGTTGCCGGCCCGTTTCATGGATAGGACGTCTGCTGTTCGTGGTCATTATGATGCTGGCACTGACATATGTGCTGTTCGATAACCCGATCTTCTATGTGTTAAATGCCCTGGCTATAGCTGCTCTGATTAGCGTGCATATGGTGTTGCTGTTCGGGGAAAAAAGGCATGGCTGGTCGGAAGTCGGTATTATCGGTCAGGCGCTAAGCCATTGGTTTTATCAAAATTTTCGCCATATCGTGACCCCGTTTCGGATGTTTAAGACGGCAGCCTTTCGGAATGTAAAGGATGAGCGTAAGCGTGTATTGGGTAAAGTGATAATCGGTCTACTTATTGCCTTGCCGTTGCTACTCATTATTTTATCTCTGCTGGCTTCGGCAGACGGGATGTTCGAAAAGTTGTTATCAGGCATACCCGCATGGATTGGTACATTGACCTTTGGGAGTGGTTTGCCGCGGCTGATTTGGACCTGCTTTTTTACCTTCTGTTTTTTCTGTTACTTGTGGGGATTTGTACAGCCTGCTCCGCGGAATACGGAGAGAGAGGCTCAGCCAGCAGTAGCAGTACCTTACCACGAGCCGGTCGCGATCAAGTTTGATCCTGTCATTACCGCTACAGTGCTGATTGTCATGAATCTGGTGTATGTTGTGTTCGTCGTGCTGCAGTTCGGATATCTGTTTGGTGCATGGGAAGGGGCTTTGCCAGAAGGAACCTCGTATGCTGAATATGCGAGAAGAGGATTCGGGGAGCTGGTTATGGTAACAGGTATCAACTTTGTGCTGATGATCAGTGTATTGAAGTGGACTGAATTCGGCTCAGGTATAGTGCAAACATTGAACAGCGGCCTGCTGTACATACTCGTTGGTTGTTCGGGTGTGATGCTGTACTCGGGATATACCCGGCTGGTCATGTACGAAGAAGCATACGGCTATACGTATATCCGCTATCTGGTACACGCATTTATGATTTTTCTAGGCTTGCTGCTGCTCGTTGCAGCTGTGCGCATTCATGTCCGCCAGCTTCCGCTGGCGAAATATTATATTGTACTCGCTCTAATCGCCTATGTCGTCGTGAACTATGTGGGCATTGATGTACGGATAGCTGAAAATAATCTCGAACGGTATCGTACAACATCGGTGATAGACAAGGAATATTTGAGTGAGCTGTCAGCGGACGCGATTCCGCTGCTGATTGATTTTAGCCGTAAGGAACATGGAGCGCTGGATGAGTTTTTACAAGCCCGCTTGATGAGCATGACGAGAGAAGAATCGAATTGGCCAGAATTCAATTGGGCTAAGTATCGAGCGCAACAGGAATTGCACGACTATATTTTGGAATGA
- a CDS encoding helix-turn-helix domain-containing protein, with the protein MKETTTIRAELEQYIRREGITISKFGEKTGINAGTISAIINGNRPIAMLLLDRIAAGMGLEEGSLYELYIDEFIRNTAPNWRRVRPFLHRCAELNKLDCIKQVVEFMMDYLIYAPALFETAEELFSEGRFEAAAIIYKNVAESEKYQHSERLALCQYRLFTITVGDDQDENLWAATHFESFVERLGEADQLDALRDLANTYASLRRWDKVEWFAEKMAQKAKVQYEQKYGNTRKSERGREPKGPLFMYIVYSYVLRAGVWDERGDYQKALEYVSLYSDLSWVQEDTEEARRLKALCSNWAEANGYLYQLMSGSLDVIPQYVDYLEKNEGEILVGLHKIMVAANRYDFNVDHVLQHFEKQIEAFADQHAKVGTYTEQMSADLYARFLAEMACYDLNKHRYSKGMKFLLESLSYSVVLNGNPVTIKCVGLFEKYRHTATSEDKEEYKNLLGEVEYIHDKKDRFFSARI; encoded by the coding sequence TTGAAGGAAACAACCACTATTCGCGCAGAGCTGGAGCAGTACATCAGACGAGAAGGAATTACGATTAGTAAGTTTGGGGAGAAGACAGGTATTAATGCAGGTACGATTAGTGCCATTATCAACGGAAACCGGCCAATTGCGATGCTGTTGCTGGATCGGATTGCTGCAGGCATGGGGCTTGAAGAAGGGAGCCTCTATGAGCTATACATTGATGAATTTATACGGAATACGGCACCGAATTGGCGACGGGTTCGTCCCTTTTTGCATCGCTGTGCAGAGCTGAATAAATTGGATTGTATTAAGCAAGTCGTGGAGTTTATGATGGACTATCTCATATACGCCCCGGCTTTATTTGAGACAGCGGAGGAATTGTTCAGCGAAGGTAGGTTCGAGGCTGCGGCCATTATTTACAAGAATGTCGCGGAAAGTGAGAAGTATCAACATTCGGAGCGGCTGGCGCTCTGCCAATACCGTTTATTTACGATTACCGTTGGCGATGATCAGGATGAGAATTTATGGGCAGCTACACATTTTGAAAGCTTTGTGGAGCGATTGGGCGAAGCAGACCAATTAGATGCCTTAAGAGACTTGGCTAATACGTATGCTTCCTTGCGGCGTTGGGATAAAGTAGAATGGTTTGCTGAAAAAATGGCTCAAAAAGCCAAAGTACAATACGAGCAAAAATACGGAAATACCAGAAAATCAGAGCGTGGCAGGGAACCTAAGGGTCCTTTATTTATGTATATTGTATACTCTTATGTGCTGCGTGCCGGGGTGTGGGATGAGCGCGGGGATTATCAGAAAGCGCTGGAATATGTATCCCTGTATTCGGATTTGAGCTGGGTGCAAGAGGATACGGAAGAAGCTCGGCGTCTGAAGGCTCTTTGTAGCAACTGGGCTGAGGCCAACGGGTATTTGTATCAGTTGATGTCCGGCAGCTTGGATGTAATTCCACAGTATGTAGATTATTTGGAAAAAAATGAAGGCGAAATTCTAGTGGGGTTACATAAAATAATGGTAGCGGCCAACCGTTATGATTTTAATGTAGATCATGTACTGCAACACTTTGAAAAACAAATTGAGGCATTTGCAGATCAGCATGCCAAGGTAGGCACCTATACCGAGCAAATGTCAGCAGATCTCTATGCACGATTTTTGGCAGAGATGGCTTGTTACGATCTCAACAAACATCGTTATTCCAAAGGTATGAAATTCCTGCTCGAGAGCCTTTCCTATTCCGTCGTGCTGAATGGTAATCCTGTCACCATCAAATGTGTAGGACTATTTGAAAAGTATCGGCATACTGCCACTTCTGAGGACAAAGAGGAGTATAAAAACTTACTTGGAGAGGTAGAGTACATCCATGATAAAAAAGATCGTTTTTTCTCTGCTCGCATTTAA
- a CDS encoding amino acid ABC transporter permease produces the protein MEKLFDLDYMLKSLPQIVEYLPVTLWIAFVSMLLGAIIGLATALIRIYKVPVLAPLSTLYVSYIRGTPLIVQLFLVYYGIPKFLYYFQNEYGFLQQFNVYVIPPELFALLSFSLNLGGYLSETFRAAIHSVDRGQFEAANSIGMSQTQIMLKIVLPQALTVALPNLGNTLISTVKDTSFIFMIGVVDMMGQAKIMGARALAFFEVYVAVSLIYWLVCIIIERGLVVLEKRIRIYERSE, from the coding sequence ATGGAAAAGCTGTTTGATTTAGATTATATGCTGAAAAGCCTTCCCCAGATCGTGGAGTATCTCCCTGTTACATTATGGATTGCGTTTGTCTCCATGCTGCTGGGTGCGATCATCGGGTTGGCTACGGCCTTAATCCGGATATACAAGGTGCCTGTCTTGGCGCCCTTGTCTACGTTGTATGTCTCGTACATCCGGGGAACACCGCTCATTGTGCAGCTGTTTCTCGTATATTACGGAATACCCAAGTTTTTGTATTATTTTCAGAACGAATATGGCTTCTTGCAGCAATTCAATGTCTATGTCATTCCGCCCGAGCTGTTTGCGTTGCTCTCATTTTCATTGAACCTTGGAGGATATTTGTCGGAGACATTCCGGGCAGCGATTCATTCAGTCGATCGGGGACAATTTGAGGCTGCCAATTCCATCGGCATGAGCCAAACACAGATTATGCTCAAAATTGTATTGCCGCAGGCGCTAACGGTGGCTTTGCCCAATTTGGGAAACACACTGATCAGTACAGTGAAGGATACATCTTTTATTTTTATGATTGGTGTCGTCGATATGATGGGACAGGCCAAAATTATGGGCGCGCGAGCGTTGGCTTTTTTTGAGGTATATGTTGCGGTGTCTTTGATCTACTGGTTGGTGTGCATCATTATTGAGCGCGGGCTTGTTGTGCTGGAGAAGCGTATCCGAATATACGAAAGAAGTGAATAA
- a CDS encoding helix-turn-helix transcriptional regulator, with the protein MRLHRLIAILLCIESRGRMKARELALALETSVRSIYRDIDLLAEAGVPIVTASGPKGGIYLMDGYTANLKQLNGGDVIQLYLTGMGIYTGGSTESGLKLKNTLLKLEQTMPAPYQSDIQKAKARFYFDDTPWWTERVAIPCLEAVRAAVWGSYKVTIQYEKADGSCSSRDVHPYGLVVKKGDWYLIAFCEVGQEIRTFKCERIIEIQPSAEVFEVPGDFSLEHYWMRQESTFKQLCREKKYYPVLIRTTKKQAGILAKRMEIIQSVQEGSHFLVTVNMYSYEAACRDTMDWIGRVEIVEPAILRQFVKEEISRLQRIYG; encoded by the coding sequence GTGAGACTGCATCGTTTAATCGCGATTTTATTATGTATCGAATCTAGAGGGAGAATGAAGGCCAGGGAATTGGCGTTGGCATTGGAAACCTCTGTACGCTCCATTTACAGGGATATCGACCTTCTGGCTGAAGCCGGAGTTCCGATTGTTACCGCATCCGGCCCGAAGGGCGGAATTTATTTAATGGACGGTTATACAGCGAATCTGAAACAGTTGAATGGCGGGGATGTCATTCAGTTGTATTTAACGGGGATGGGCATTTATACGGGCGGGTCCACAGAATCGGGTTTGAAGTTAAAGAATACTTTGCTCAAACTGGAACAGACGATGCCGGCCCCATATCAGTCCGATATTCAAAAAGCCAAAGCGCGGTTTTATTTTGATGATACACCGTGGTGGACGGAACGTGTAGCGATTCCTTGCCTGGAAGCCGTGAGAGCGGCAGTGTGGGGGTCCTATAAAGTAACTATTCAGTATGAGAAAGCTGACGGCTCTTGTTCTTCTCGCGATGTACATCCCTATGGACTTGTGGTGAAAAAGGGAGATTGGTATCTTATTGCCTTTTGTGAAGTCGGGCAGGAGATTCGGACCTTTAAGTGTGAGCGAATTATAGAGATTCAGCCGTCTGCCGAAGTCTTTGAGGTTCCTGGAGATTTCTCACTGGAACATTATTGGATGAGGCAAGAAAGCACGTTTAAGCAGCTTTGTAGAGAGAAAAAATACTATCCTGTTCTGATCCGAACGACTAAGAAGCAAGCTGGAATACTAGCGAAAAGGATGGAAATCATTCAGTCTGTGCAGGAGGGCAGTCACTTCCTTGTAACCGTTAACATGTATAGCTATGAAGCGGCTTGTCGCGATACGATGGATTGGATCGGCCGGGTTGAAATCGTGGAGCCTGCAATACTCCGACAGTTTGTGAAGGAGGAAATTAGCCGACTCCAGAGGATCTACGGTTAA
- a CDS encoding asparaginase: MKKVLFINTGGTISSSYQENGLTPTQSAENILAEIPELQEICEIDACNLMSIDSTNTQPEDWASIARMVHRSLDQYDGIVIAHGTDTMAYTASALSFMLGTVDKPVVVTGSQVSILAEHSDSKKNVIDSFLTACGEVAGVFVVFNGKIINGSRSSKIRTRSYNAFESINYPYVGLVENGKVVYTEGVFANRDTVRHPYNDGYAAEVFLLRLIPGTNPAIFDAIQSLGYKGIVIEGFGMGGVPFKERSLISKIEELMKDGMSIVVTTQCPYEGGDLTIYEVGQKVLEKGVIPGYDMTTEALVTKMMWALGQTTDPAGVAKIMATNYADEVSLPADTAS, translated from the coding sequence ATGAAAAAGGTTCTGTTCATTAATACCGGAGGAACAATTTCTTCCTCCTATCAGGAAAACGGCCTGACTCCAACCCAATCGGCTGAAAATATTTTGGCTGAAATTCCGGAGCTTCAGGAAATATGTGAGATTGATGCCTGCAATCTGATGAGCATTGATAGCACCAATACACAACCAGAGGATTGGGCTTCCATCGCTCGGATGGTACATCGTTCGCTCGATCAATACGACGGTATTGTTATTGCCCATGGCACGGATACGATGGCTTACACAGCTTCAGCCCTGAGCTTCATGTTGGGGACTGTGGACAAACCCGTTGTGGTGACAGGTTCGCAGGTATCCATATTGGCCGAGCACAGTGATTCCAAAAAAAATGTAATTGACTCATTCCTGACCGCATGTGGCGAGGTGGCAGGGGTTTTTGTCGTGTTTAATGGCAAAATTATCAACGGTAGTCGCAGCTCGAAAATCAGAACACGCAGCTATAACGCTTTTGAGAGTATTAACTATCCGTACGTAGGTCTCGTGGAGAACGGCAAGGTGGTCTATACGGAGGGTGTATTTGCAAATCGTGATACCGTTCGTCACCCATACAATGACGGGTATGCTGCTGAAGTATTTCTGCTCAGGCTGATTCCAGGTACGAATCCCGCGATTTTCGATGCTATTCAGAGTTTGGGCTATAAAGGTATCGTCATTGAGGGCTTTGGCATGGGGGGCGTGCCTTTTAAAGAAAGAAGCCTCATTAGCAAAATTGAGGAGCTGATGAAGGACGGTATGAGTATTGTCGTCACAACTCAATGTCCTTATGAGGGCGGGGACCTGACGATTTATGAGGTAGGTCAGAAGGTACTGGAGAAGGGTGTTATTCCGGGCTATGACATGACAACGGAAGCGCTGGTGACGAAAATGATGTGGGCGTTGGGACAGACGACAGACCCGGCCGGGGTAGCCAAGATTATGGCAACGAACTACGCGGACGAAGTGTCCTTGCCTGCGGATACAGCTTCCTGA
- a CDS encoding transporter substrate-binding domain-containing protein, translated as MKKSALVAAIGLSLVLLTGALSGCSSKEAASGDKVLYVGTQNDYPPFAFTNDKNELTGYDVEVVKEIDKKLDGYKIEFVPSGWDAIFLALDANKVQIIADEVAKNPEREKKYLFSDESYFSAQSVIIVKKGRTDIHSLKDLEGKKVAASVGDSYTQLLEQYNAKNGNKIILKYNDTGTSSDNLQDVQNGRVDAYVNDPVMAAATIKKEGLQVEAVGEPVQSDNINLVFKKDKQGEELKAKIDPIIKELKADGTLKKLSEQWTGGEFIPQ; from the coding sequence ATGAAGAAATCTGCTTTAGTAGCAGCGATTGGCCTATCTCTTGTGTTATTAACGGGTGCTTTGAGTGGATGTTCCTCGAAGGAAGCGGCATCAGGGGATAAGGTACTCTATGTGGGGACACAAAATGACTACCCGCCGTTTGCTTTTACGAATGATAAAAACGAGCTGACCGGATACGATGTGGAAGTAGTCAAGGAGATCGATAAGAAGCTGGACGGCTATAAGATTGAATTTGTACCTTCTGGCTGGGATGCGATATTCCTTGCGCTGGATGCGAATAAAGTTCAGATCATCGCAGATGAAGTTGCCAAAAATCCGGAGCGTGAAAAGAAATATCTGTTCTCGGATGAGTCCTATTTCTCCGCTCAGTCGGTTATTATTGTGAAAAAGGGTAGAACGGATATCCATTCTCTCAAGGATTTGGAAGGCAAGAAGGTAGCCGCCTCGGTAGGGGATTCCTATACGCAGTTGCTAGAGCAGTATAATGCGAAGAACGGGAACAAAATTATTTTAAAATATAACGATACAGGCACTTCGTCCGATAACCTCCAAGACGTGCAAAATGGCCGAGTGGATGCTTATGTGAATGATCCAGTGATGGCCGCAGCAACGATCAAGAAGGAAGGCTTGCAGGTGGAAGCTGTGGGCGAGCCTGTGCAAAGCGATAATATCAATCTGGTGTTCAAAAAGGATAAGCAGGGTGAGGAGCTGAAAGCTAAAATCGACCCGATTATTAAAGAACTTAAAGCGGACGGAACACTGAAAAAATTGTCTGAACAGTGGACAGGCGGAGAATTTATTCCTCAGTAA